In the genome of Maridesulfovibrio zosterae DSM 11974, the window CAAAACATCAACAATTCCAAAGTGTCCTTAGGTTTATTCTTCTTTTGATCATATACAGCAGACACATACGAAAACCACCATTTTAGAGCCAAATCATTCAAGCCTAAATGAACTGCACATAATGATGCGATCATATTAAAGTAACAATTTTTCGGAAAAATTTTCTTTTCAAAATATGGTTTAGCAATCAGTAAATATAATTCACGCAGATCAGCGCGAACTGATAGTCGAAAAAGAGCTGCATCACGCATCACGCCCATCTTACATGCTAAAAGTTTATTAATGAGGTTACCCCATTCTACAGTCATCCCGCCAGATTCGCCCAGAGAAGCACAAGCCAGATTCGCATATAGCTGAGCATCATCAATATCAACTTTGCGTTTTGAAATTCTTTTTACAAAGTCCAAAATACTTTTAGCTCTATTTACTGGAAGATGATCGCGCATAATGCGCTCATACCCTGCAAGGCCCAAAGATGCAGCATAAGAAGGATCCGCTTGGAGTCTGCTTAAAATTTCTTTTAATTCAAGAACATCTCTATAGACGATAATTTCTTTACCAATATCAAAAAGCTCTCCTAATTCCTCTCCAATATCCGGAGTAACCACTGCACAGCCACAAGAGCATGCTTCAAAAATTCGAAAATTAATTTCTCCAAAAATAGCTTCGTTAGGCACAATCCGAGTCTGACGATATACTTCCATCATCTGTGAATAATTTAAATCTTCAACTTGATGCAAATCAAAATGTGAATTCAAAAATTTAATAAACCATAGTCTGGATGGACGAGCTTTGGTAACCCTGCCGACAAATGTAAGACTGTGCGATCTAGATGAATACGGGATTAGTCCTCCAGTCGTACCGGACTGAATACCTAACCGTGCTCCCATCCATGGAATCCAGCATATTTCAGCTTCACAATTTTTCTTTAAAATCGGAACATATTTTTTTTGGGTAGTCAGCACACCATCAAACAAAGAACCATAAACACCGTGCCAGTGCATATTTAAGTGAGTATCAACTGACCAGAAGATCTTTATACAATCTATTTTATGCATCCCGCTTAAAAAAAGGCGTAACCCAAGAATTTCCTGCTGAAAAATTAAATCAGGTTTAAAACCCAGCTCATTAAGTTTTGAGGAGACATCAAGTTCATTATCGTAACTACGAATACAGCAGACCTCACAGCCAAGGGAAACAAAGGCATCAATCAATGGCTGTCGGCAGTTAATCAGGAAAAGCTTTTTCATAAATGTCTGTATATGCTAAGCGGTTATAACTTTAAACAAAATATATTGTTACACATCAAGGATTTTAATTACCACAAGCTTATAAAAATGATAAAAATTACTTAAGCACAATATCCAAGTTAGCTAAAAGAGAGACCGCTTCAGGCAATGAGAAAACAGTCTTGTTCAGTTTGTTTGTTTCAGCATTCATATAATAATTTCGTGATGTACTAAAGTCCGCACGAGTCAAATCGTTCTGATGAAACTGGCATTTAGATAAATCACAATTATC includes:
- a CDS encoding glycosyltransferase; amino-acid sequence: MKKLFLINCRQPLIDAFVSLGCEVCCIRSYDNELDVSSKLNELGFKPDLIFQQEILGLRLFLSGMHKIDCIKIFWSVDTHLNMHWHGVYGSLFDGVLTTQKKYVPILKKNCEAEICWIPWMGARLGIQSGTTGGLIPYSSRSHSLTFVGRVTKARPSRLWFIKFLNSHFDLHQVEDLNYSQMMEVYRQTRIVPNEAIFGEINFRIFEACSCGCAVVTPDIGEELGELFDIGKEIIVYRDVLELKEILSRLQADPSYAASLGLAGYERIMRDHLPVNRAKSILDFVKRISKRKVDIDDAQLYANLACASLGESGGMTVEWGNLINKLLACKMGVMRDAALFRLSVRADLRELYLLIAKPYFEKKIFPKNCYFNMIASLCAVHLGLNDLALKWWFSYVSAVYDQKKNKPKDTLELLMFWGDELFKNGITLRPGVAFNEASDIPSCAADCYFAALYIDPKNLAVFKRLDLIFADVMGGEPTRLGFLSQLSLHHPRDWHICADIGITNLKVFRLTEGLNDLDFARNLAIEAGRERFFKRKVLSDLPSYFRLVYND